A window of the Cryptococcus decagattii chromosome 6, complete sequence genome harbors these coding sequences:
- a CDS encoding GDP-mannose transporter 1: MSKPFVPTPNISRPASPSALGYGKDEASSTLLRDMGERVDRERRDREEREKKDATPSGQEQVLPILSYCAASIMMTVVNKYVVSGANFTMTFLLLAIQSSVCVLAVTAVKKLGFITFRDFDKNDAKAWWPISTLLVAVIYTGSKALQFLSIPVYTIFKNLTIILIAYGEVFMFNGSVTGLTLCSFALMEPELDPTTGLEIAAGPVSTIGGLNAGYVWMAFNCIVSAAYVLFMRKRIKITGFKDWDSMYYNNLLSIPILVVFSLVIEDWGSESLALNFPASNRVLLLSAMAFSGAAAVFISYSTAWCVRITGSTTYSMVGALNKLPVAASGILFFGDPANFGNVSAIAVGGVAGVVYAVAKTNQAKMEKARQARAAGGRP, encoded by the exons ATGTCCAAGCCCTTCGTGCCCACACCGAACATCTCTCGCCCAGCCTCCCCCTCCGCCCTCGGCTACGGCAAGGACGAGGCGTCTTCCACCCTCCTGCGGGACATGGGCGAGCGGGTCGAcagagagaggagagacagggaggagagggagaagaaggacgcCACGCCGTCGGGACAGGAGCAGG tccttcccattctctcATACTGTGCCGCCAGTATCATGATGACGGTCGTCAACAAA TACGTCGTGTCCGGCGCCAACTTTACCATGACCTTCTTGCTGTTGGCTATTCAGTCGAGTGTCTGTGTTTTGGCCGTCACCGCCGTGAAAAAGCTGGGTTTCATCACTT TCCGTGACTTTGATAAGAATGATGCCAAGGCCTGGTGGCCTATTTCTACATTGTTGGTGGCTGTCATCTACACTGGTTCAAAGGCTTTG CAATTCTTGTCTATCCCCGTCTACAC catcttcaagaacttGACCATTATTCTTATT GCCTACGGAGAAGTCTTCATGTTCAACGGTTCCGTCACAGGTCTCACTCTCTGCTCATTCGCTCTTATG GAGCCCGAGCTTGACCCTACTACCGGTCTCGAAATTGCTGCTGGCCCCGTATCTACCATTGGCGGCCTTAATGCTGGTTATGTCTGGATGGCTTTCAACTGTATCGTTTCTGCTGCCTAT GTGTTGTTCATGCGAAAGCGAATCAAGATCACTGGCTTCAAAGACTGGGACTCTATGTATTACAACaaccttctctccatccctATCCTCGTCGTCTTCTCTCTTGTCATTGAAGACTGGGGTTCTGAATCTCTTGCCCTCAATTTCCCCGCCTCTAACCGCGTGCTCCTTTTGTCTGCCATGGCCTTTTCCGGCGCCGCCGCCGTCTTCATTTCATATTCGACCGCCTGGTGTGTCCGTATCACTGGTTCCACAACGTACAGTATGGTCGGAGCTTTGAACAAGTTGCCTGTCGCCGCTAGTGGTATCCTGTTCTTTGGCGACCCCGCCAACTTTGGCAACGTTTCTGCTATCGCTGTCGGTGGTGTAGCTGGTGTGGTGTATGCTGTGGCTAAGACTAACCAggcaaagatggagaaggctAGACAAGCACGGGCCGCTGGTGGTAGGCCGTAA
- a CDS encoding ferrochelatase gives MGGPSTIPEVHDFLSRLFHDNDLIPLPFQPLLAPIIAKRRTPSIEEQYSAIGGGSPILKWTQLQGAAMCSLLDELNPASAPHKSYVAFRYAKTLTEDALAEMKQDGVQRAVAFSQYPQYSSSTTGSSLNELYKQVKQLGWGGNGEVKWSVIDRWPTHPGLIESFAHNIKAALQTYAEDRRNDVTILFSAHSLPLDIVNRGDPYTAEVAATVWAVMSKLNFSNPWRLTWQSKVGPKAWQGPQTAAAIEGYAKAGTKDICLVPIAFTSDHIETLYELDIEVKEEAEKLGVHLTRASSLNDSPIFIRALADVVSNHLKDYDAGLIGPASKQLLSSDPRHVSPKSQETKRWLASGGTNMSA, from the exons ATGGGTGGACCTTCAACT ATTCCCGAAGTTCACGACTTTCTTTCGCGTTTATTCCATGATAACGACCtcattcctcttcccttccagCCCCTCCTTGCTCCCATTATCGCCAAACGTCGAACTCCTTCCATCGAAGAGCAATACTCCGCCATCGGCGGGGGGTCTCCTATCCTCAAATGGACCCAGCTTCAGGGTGCAGCCATGTGCTCTTTACTCGATGAGCTTAACCCCGCGTCGGCGCCACACAAATCTTATGTTGCTTTCCGATATGCCAAGACCCTCACTGAAGATGCTCTGGCAGAGATGAAGCAGGATGGCGTCCAGAGGGCCGTTGCATTCAGTCAATACCCTCAGTACAGTAGCTCCACTACTGGCAGTAGTTTGAATGAACTTTACAAGCAGGTGAAGCAGCTCGGCTGGGGCGGAAACGGCGAAGTCAAATGGAGTGTTATTGACCGATGGCCCACTCACCCTGGACTGATAGAG TCTTTTGCGCACAACATCAAGGCAGCCCTTCAGACTTACGCTGAAGACCGACGAAATGATGtcaccatcctcttctctgctcactctctccctcttgACATTGTCAA CCGAGGTGATCCCTACACTGCCGAAGTTGCCGCTACTGTCTGGGCCGTCATGTCCAAGCTCAACTTTTCCAATCCTTGGCGTCTTACCTGGCAATCCAAGGTCGGTCCCAAAGCCTGGCAAGGACCTCAGACCGCTGCGGCCATTGAAGGTTACGCCAAGGCGGGCACAAAGGACATTTGTCTCGTCCCCATCGCCTTCACTAGTGACCACATCGAAACTCTCTATGAGCTTGATATTGAggtcaaggaagaggctgaAAAA CTCGGTGTCCATTTGACGAGagcctcttctctcaacGACTCTCCCATTTTCATCCGCGCCCTCGCCGACGTTGTCTCCAACCACCTCAAAGACTATGACGCCGGTTTAATAGGTCCCGCGAGCAAGCAGCTTTTATCTTCTGATCCTCGACATGTGAGTCCTAAGTCCCAAGAAACGAAGCGCTGGTTGGCTAGCGGGGGTACGAACATGAGCGCTTAG